From Canis lupus dingo isolate Sandy chromosome 37, ASM325472v2, whole genome shotgun sequence:
CAGCAGGGCCCCAGCTCCTGGAAGCGCGGGGCACGGACAGCCGGACAGCGGGACAGCCGGACAGCCCGGCAGCAGGGCGAGGAGGGCCACGCTGCCGCGCCCCCGCTGACTCCGCCGGCAGGCCCGAGGGTGGGGGGGCCTGGCCCCGagcaggaggggggtgggggtgggggtgcgccTGGCCCTGAGCAGgcgggggtgagggaggagggggggtggaggCGTGGGGGGGCGCCTGGCCCCAAGCAggcggggaggagggtggaggggggggtggggggcacctggccccgagcaggcggggggggggggggagggggggcgcctGGCCCCGAGCAGgcgggggtgagggaggaggggggagggggggtgggggtgcgccTGGCCCCGAGCAGgcgggggtgagggaggaggggggaggggggtgggggggcgcctgGCCCCGAGCAGGCGGgggtgaaggaggaggggggaggggggtgggggtgcgccTGGCCCTGAGCAGgcgggggtgagggaggagggggggtggaggcgtgggggggcacctggccccgagcaggcggggggggggggggaggggggacgccTGGCCCCGagcaggaggggggtggggggagggggggcgcccGGCCCCAGCAGgcgggggtgagggaggggtggggggctgcgcAGGGGCGGGTGGGCTCAGCCGGGTGTCCCCGCAGGACGTGCTGGGCGGCATCGCGGCGACGGCGGTGCTGCTGGCGCTCACGTACCCGGCCTGGAGCCTCATCGACCGCCTGGACTCGGCCAGCCCCGTGTTCCCGGTGTGCGCCGCCGTCGTGCCCTTCCTGCTGTGCTACCACTACCCGGCGCCCGACTTCTACAGCCCGACCCGCGCCGACACCACCACCATCCTGGCCGCGGGCGCGGGCGTCACCATCGGCTCCTGGATCAACCACTTCTTCCAGCtggcggccgcccccgccccggccccggcccccgccccggcccccgccccggcccccgcgcccccgccgcgccccgcgggccccccgggcctccccctcccgccgctcccgccccggCTCCCGCCCTGGCTCTCGGCCTTGGCCGCGGGGCTGGCGCTGAGCCTCACCAAGTTCGCGGTGGGCATCGCGCTGGTCCTCGCCGTGCGCCGGCTGGTCCAGGCGCTGTCGCTGCAGGTGCTGTGCTCGTGGTTCCGGGTGGTCCCGCGGGACAGGGAGGCCCGGCGGAGGCTGGAGATCGAGGTGCCTTACAAGTTCGTCACCTACGCGTCCGTGGGCATCTGCGCCACCACCTTCGTGCCCATGCTGCACAGGTTTCTGGGGTTGCCCtgaccctcacccccacctggAGGCCGGCCCACCGGACAGGGGAGCACACCGGGCACAGGTGCGGCGGGCAAGTCGCGCCCATAtgtgtttttccttaaaaaaaaagaagtccttagGCCCCACGCGTGTTCCGCTGGCACCTGCGGGTGCACCCTGCTGCGGGAAGCGGGCCTGACCCCGTGTGCTTGGGCGCAGGCCTGGCTCGGGAGACCGGGGCGACCCGCTGATCGCAGGGGCTGGAGGTCAGGCTCACCTTGTGCATCGCGGGGCCTCCTGTCCAGACTGGACACTTGGCTCTGGAGAAGGGGCCACAGCGTATACAACTGCAGCCTTCggttggcgggggtggggggcgctttTTGGTCCTGAGGTCACTAGACTGTGCCCCTGGGTGGCAGCAGGACGTACCCCCGGGGCAGGAGCCCGCACCCTGCTGAGCCCTGGCCCCAGGGGTGTGCGCATCTGCCCCCCCCAACCACGGGTGGGTTTTGCAGAACCCCAGGTGGCGTGGGGACCCTCCTCACCCACGGAGCCCACCGTCCGGCCCACCTCTCTCCATCAGGGCTCCTCCAAGTGTCCTGTGCTCTCCCACTTCTGGGGACTGGGACCAGCCCAGGACCCACCGTCGGGGGTTTCATGCTCCCGTGCAAACCCTGCGAGGGCAGATCCACAGACCCGATGAACTGGATCCCTCCTGCGGCCCGATGGGGGAACAGGCCTCCCGGA
This genomic window contains:
- the SGPP2 gene encoding sphingosine-1-phosphate phosphatase 2 isoform X2, which translates into the protein MAELLRSLQDSQLVARFQRRCGLFPAPEEGPRHNGPGPAEGAAAGRGAGAPAHGLRSVAAPQPYVQKYVVKNYFYYYLFRFSAALGQEVFYITFLPFTHWNIDPFLSRRLIIVWVLVMYIGQVAKDILKWPRPLSPPVVKLEKRVIAEYGMPSTHAMAATVISFTLLISTRDRYQYPFVLGLLMAVLFSTLVCLSRLYTGMHTVLDVLGGIAATAVLLALTYPAWSLIDRLDSASPVFPVCAAVVPFLLCYHYPAPDFYSPTRADTTTILAAGAGVTIGSWINHFFQLAAAPAPAPAPAPAPAPAPAPPPRPAGPPGLPLPPLPPRLPPWLSALAAGLALSLTKFAVGIALVLAVRRLVQALSLQVLCSWFRVVPRDREARRRLEIEVPYKFVTYASVGICATTFVPMLHRFLGLP
- the SGPP2 gene encoding sphingosine-1-phosphate phosphatase 2 isoform X3 — encoded protein: MYIGQVAKDILKWPRPLSPPVVKLEKRVIAEYGMPSTHAMAATVISFTLLISTRDRYQYPFVLGLLMAVLFSTLVCLSRLYTGMHTVLICARISGGSDDSHGEEGQQRQRVHSKSHQHQEIPATFTPGGKDVLGGIAATAVLLALTYPAWSLIDRLDSASPVFPVCAAVVPFLLCYHYPAPDFYSPTRADTTTILAAGAGVTIGSWINHFFQLAAAPAPAPAPAPAPAPAPAPPPRPAGPPGLPLPPLPPRLPPWLSALAAGLALSLTKFAVGIALVLAVRRLVQALSLQVLCSWFRVVPRDREARRRLEIEVPYKFVTYASVGICATTFVPMLHRFLGLP